In one Phycisphaeraceae bacterium genomic region, the following are encoded:
- a CDS encoding polysaccharide pyruvyl transferase family protein: MVTHRHNKPYRIAYIGWLGHDNIGDELGPEVFRRCFAEEAPDLSAQCELVTQRERWPECEASVVGLGTLISPGDYRTEWMREFRLASLRGPLVGLGLGVVPPPTWERWPVAPSRKYRVRDWFDYLCLRGKMSAQMLGAPESIISGDTVFGIRWTAPRPSPNRRRPLLMVNLGEGRHPLMIRPGQSLCAAVAQACRQLESRFEIAFFSMGRRDDEPIREAASLLTTPPRIVTERDPFTLAQILAEADLGLTVKCHASGLLYAVGVPTVNVAYRSKCADLAGEVTDDRYVVAAAEAETAHLVEKVDALASERAAVRTDLQNATDRALHRYRSHFRLAMEPIRAGVEGHYQNSARSVMLRDRVGALLAYPHAVTARAARWIDNRRKRTGHEI, from the coding sequence ATGGTTACCCATCGCCACAACAAACCCTACCGGATCGCCTACATCGGGTGGCTGGGACACGACAACATCGGCGACGAGCTGGGGCCGGAGGTCTTTCGTCGCTGTTTTGCGGAAGAAGCACCCGACCTCAGCGCGCAGTGCGAACTGGTGACGCAACGGGAACGCTGGCCGGAATGCGAGGCATCCGTTGTCGGCTTGGGCACGCTGATCTCGCCGGGAGATTACCGCACCGAGTGGATGCGGGAGTTTCGTCTCGCCAGCCTTCGCGGTCCGCTCGTGGGTCTGGGGCTGGGTGTCGTTCCGCCGCCGACGTGGGAACGCTGGCCGGTAGCGCCAAGCCGCAAGTACCGCGTTCGCGACTGGTTTGATTACCTCTGCCTGCGGGGAAAGATGAGCGCACAGATGCTGGGCGCGCCGGAGAGCATCATCAGCGGCGACACTGTTTTTGGCATCCGGTGGACCGCGCCGCGGCCGTCACCCAACCGCCGCCGTCCCCTGCTCATGGTGAATCTGGGCGAAGGTCGTCACCCGCTGATGATCCGACCCGGCCAAAGTCTTTGCGCCGCCGTTGCCCAGGCGTGCCGTCAACTTGAATCTCGGTTTGAGATCGCTTTTTTTTCGATGGGTCGTCGCGACGACGAACCGATTCGTGAAGCCGCATCTCTGCTGACGACTCCGCCGCGCATCGTTACGGAACGCGATCCGTTTACCCTCGCACAGATACTGGCGGAGGCTGATCTGGGGCTGACGGTGAAGTGTCACGCCTCCGGCCTTCTTTACGCGGTGGGCGTGCCGACCGTCAACGTCGCCTATCGCTCCAAGTGCGCAGATCTGGCGGGCGAGGTGACGGACGATCGCTACGTGGTCGCGGCCGCAGAGGCGGAGACAGCGCATCTGGTCGAGAAGGTGGACGCACTGGCGAGCGAACGGGCAGCCGTCCGGACTGATCTGCAAAACGCAACGGACCGTGCGCTGCATCGCTATCGCAGCCACTTTCGACTGGCTATGGAACCGATCCGGGCTGGAGTCGAGGGGCATTATCAAAACTCAGCGCGCTCCGTGATGCTCCGCGATCGAGTCGGAGCGTTGCTGGCCTACCCGCACGCCGTCACCGCGCGGGCCGCCAGATGGATCGACAATCGGAGAAAGCGGACCGGCCATGAGATTTGA
- a CDS encoding glycosyltransferase — protein MRFEYFPRSTENRYQEDFAAAMRQHGIVMEPTERLENSYLIARASSLDGVHFHWIESIIGEGSTMQRARATLGLYTYLRCLKRLNKRLIWTVHNHARHDKGMRVDALAYRVVARAADLIIVHSRWSGDYIQRKYNPAGRIVVMPHGNYDDFYHPRQSVAQTRRAAGLREDRPVCGVIGSVRPYRGHELAIQAAATWGDECQLFISGKPYNADYGRQIESAAGKHANIRCRLSRLTNDEYAEAVQACDIVLLPYNEVTSSGALLSAWSLSRPVIATALPLFCDFERDQLTRGAIKTTKPAPEAMTDAVRELLAINSAERIAAARGEADRFPWKSVVQPVAQVVQSWNGAAKSSGGST, from the coding sequence ATGAGATTTGAATACTTTCCGCGATCCACAGAGAACCGCTACCAGGAAGACTTCGCTGCTGCGATGCGGCAACACGGCATCGTTATGGAGCCGACGGAGCGCCTTGAAAACAGCTACCTGATCGCCCGTGCCAGCTCCCTCGACGGTGTTCACTTCCACTGGATCGAGTCGATCATCGGCGAAGGCTCGACGATGCAGCGTGCCCGCGCGACCCTCGGACTGTACACGTATCTGCGTTGTCTCAAGCGACTCAATAAACGCCTGATCTGGACTGTCCACAACCATGCCCGCCACGACAAAGGCATGCGCGTTGACGCGCTGGCTTATCGCGTCGTTGCCAGGGCAGCCGATCTGATCATTGTGCACAGCCGGTGGTCGGGCGATTACATCCAGCGAAAGTACAACCCGGCCGGCCGCATCGTTGTGATGCCACACGGCAACTACGACGACTTTTACCACCCCCGGCAGTCCGTCGCCCAGACACGCCGCGCCGCAGGACTGCGCGAGGATCGACCGGTCTGCGGCGTGATCGGCTCGGTCAGACCCTATCGCGGTCATGAGTTGGCGATTCAGGCTGCGGCGACGTGGGGTGACGAATGCCAGTTGTTCATCAGCGGAAAACCATACAACGCCGACTACGGCAGACAGATTGAATCCGCCGCCGGAAAACACGCCAATATCCGCTGCCGCCTGTCACGTTTGACCAACGATGAATATGCCGAGGCTGTGCAAGCATGCGATATCGTGCTGCTGCCCTACAACGAAGTGACCAGCAGCGGCGCGCTTCTTTCCGCGTGGTCGCTCAGTCGTCCCGTCATCGCAACCGCATTGCCTCTTTTCTGTGATTTCGAGCGCGATCAGTTGACACGGGGAGCCATCAAAACCACCAAGCCGGCACCCGAAGCGATGACCGATGCGGTGCGGGAGCTGCTCGCGATCAATTCCGCCGAACGTATTGCCGCCGCACGCGGTGAGGCGGACCGCTTTCCCTGGAAAAGCGTTGTCCAGCCCGTGGCGCAGGTGGTTCAAAGCTGGAATGGTGCAGCGAAAAGCTCAGGAGGATCGACCTGA
- a CDS encoding polysaccharide pyruvyl transferase family protein, which produces MKRAIRQFVLNNRIASARRTHSAPATEIVVCCAPVPEGNRGDQALLAAVVDTLRRGPWKKIHLVQTAYHPILAIREDERIRIHAGYYPVFTSLECFREQLAWVRFLRSKGEVILIGADVLDEHYSVARSEGSFYAMHLAARCSCPTRIIGFSVNGAPSDALRSRFQQAQNDGTRLFVRDALSFQRLHDAGIKSAELVGDLALLMRPARVEDLDPALRQFIQTAPGPVVGLNFTEVVMGRGPETDALLDRVMDACAHLAREGGCRFICIPHDEQGGIEYLGAFHARMNQRHPGIATLVSPMPSAQQLKCIAGQCAHVFTCRLHLGIATLGMGRPVTGFPYQGKFEGQFEHFGLTDGLVYKDHLPGTVDGMTELFRRRIQASSELAQRVRDRLPAVLALSMKNFAGLPCDAADKTADAAPIGAVGGIART; this is translated from the coding sequence ATGAAACGAGCGATTCGACAATTCGTACTCAACAACCGCATCGCCTCGGCGCGACGAACCCATAGCGCGCCGGCAACCGAGATTGTCGTCTGCTGTGCCCCGGTACCCGAAGGAAATCGCGGCGATCAGGCGCTGCTCGCGGCTGTCGTGGACACTCTGCGCCGGGGGCCATGGAAAAAAATCCATCTCGTGCAGACCGCGTACCATCCGATCCTCGCCATCCGGGAAGATGAGCGAATCCGCATCCATGCGGGGTATTACCCGGTGTTCACCTCGCTGGAATGCTTCCGGGAACAACTCGCCTGGGTGCGCTTCCTGCGCAGCAAGGGTGAGGTGATCCTCATCGGGGCCGATGTTCTCGACGAGCATTACAGCGTGGCGCGCAGCGAAGGCTCGTTCTACGCGATGCACCTTGCAGCGCGTTGCAGTTGCCCCACACGGATCATCGGCTTCAGCGTCAACGGTGCGCCGTCCGACGCGCTGCGCAGTCGCTTCCAACAAGCTCAGAACGACGGCACTCGGCTGTTCGTCCGGGATGCGCTGTCATTCCAACGGCTGCATGATGCGGGTATCAAGTCCGCTGAACTGGTCGGCGATCTGGCACTGCTCATGCGGCCAGCACGGGTTGAGGATCTCGATCCGGCGTTGCGGCAATTCATCCAGACCGCGCCCGGGCCGGTGGTTGGGTTGAACTTCACCGAGGTCGTCATGGGCCGGGGACCGGAAACCGACGCCTTGCTTGATCGTGTCATGGATGCCTGCGCCCACCTCGCGCGGGAAGGCGGCTGCCGATTCATCTGCATCCCTCATGATGAGCAAGGCGGCATCGAGTACCTCGGTGCATTTCACGCGAGAATGAACCAGCGACATCCGGGAATAGCGACACTCGTATCGCCGATGCCCAGCGCACAACAGCTCAAGTGCATTGCCGGCCAGTGCGCCCACGTATTCACCTGTCGGCTGCATTTGGGAATTGCGACGCTCGGTATGGGCCGGCCGGTGACGGGATTCCCGTATCAGGGAAAGTTTGAAGGACAGTTTGAACACTTCGGGCTGACAGATGGGTTGGTTTATAAGGATCACTTACCTGGAACGGTTGACGGCATGACAGAGCTTTTCCGTCGGCGCATTCAGGCCAGCAGCGAGCTGGCGCAGCGCGTGCGGGACCGCCTGCCCGCGGTGCTGGCGTTGTCGATGAAAAACTTCGCAGGATTGCCCTGCGATGCTGCTGACAAAACCGCCGATGCTGCGCCAATCGGTGCGGTCGGAGGGATTGCCCGCACATGA
- a CDS encoding glycosyltransferase family 2 protein, whose translation MSEPCVSIVLPTYNRAAFIPGACASIAAQTFKDWELIVVDDGSTDDTRRVVEECAAASARPIRYVSRPNGGPAAARNTGIARASGRYVAFFDSDDLWVEHHLAECVEALNANQEVSWVFGAGRRVEIPSGKVVVEHSYYRDGQLRPYMRLHSRRSGKLSIVDDPELVECVINRDHTGGLQASVIRKEVLARTPIPDFRVGEDWALTVQYLAAGGKIGYFDSVHAIYQIHGDQISSAGASQQDVERRLRVQREYIRAAEYVLAIPALTPRQRRAAHSRLAREYFWRLGYAILWMSGRRREALDAFRSGLRHQRSDWRMWKTWLACRLRFVFQGSLRGAASA comes from the coding sequence ATGAGCGAGCCGTGTGTCAGCATCGTGTTACCCACTTACAACCGCGCCGCATTTATCCCCGGTGCGTGTGCCTCCATCGCTGCGCAGACATTTAAGGACTGGGAACTCATCGTGGTGGATGACGGCTCCACGGATGACACGCGCCGAGTCGTGGAAGAATGCGCCGCGGCGTCAGCGCGGCCGATACGCTACGTCTCACGACCCAACGGCGGTCCGGCGGCGGCGCGTAACACCGGCATCGCCCGCGCGTCAGGACGATACGTCGCCTTTTTCGACAGCGACGACCTCTGGGTGGAACATCATCTCGCCGAGTGCGTCGAAGCACTGAATGCTAATCAAGAGGTCAGCTGGGTTTTTGGTGCCGGTCGGCGTGTAGAAATACCCAGCGGTAAGGTAGTCGTGGAGCATTCGTATTATCGCGACGGCCAGTTACGTCCTTACATGCGGCTTCACTCGCGCAGGAGCGGCAAGCTCTCCATCGTGGACGATCCCGAACTGGTCGAGTGTGTCATCAACCGCGATCACACGGGCGGGCTTCAAGCCTCGGTGATTCGCAAAGAGGTTCTCGCGCGAACGCCCATCCCCGACTTCCGCGTGGGTGAAGACTGGGCGTTGACGGTTCAATATCTCGCCGCTGGGGGCAAGATCGGCTACTTTGATTCCGTGCATGCGATCTACCAGATTCACGGCGACCAAATTTCTTCTGCGGGGGCGTCGCAGCAGGATGTCGAGCGACGGCTGCGGGTGCAGCGGGAATACATCCGTGCTGCCGAGTACGTACTGGCAATCCCCGCGCTTACGCCGCGCCAGCGTCGTGCGGCTCACTCCCGGCTGGCGCGTGAGTATTTCTGGCGACTCGGTTACGCCATTCTGTGGATGAGCGGACGCCGCCGGGAAGCACTCGACGCTTTCCGCTCCGGTCTGCGCCACCAGCGCAGCGACTGGCGCATGTGGAAGACGTGGCTGGCCTGCCGTCTCCGCTTCGTATTCCAAGGCTCACTCCGGGGCGCGGCTTCGGCATAA
- a CDS encoding glycosyltransferase family 4 protein has product MRVLYLTINRKLFGTTRILRDWLTLGRACGIDGCVATVADDDLATWCRENNVPVRCGPLPWISKANPIPGLWHAWRVAAFARKHHVDLIHCNEHNCHPFATQVQRHYPVPIVCHVRFKLERGFVEWGMTGSKRPAAVLWTSTQQKEDSLPATRDLLPEDLQHVVSLGLDLEKFGNMTQSRATLRTQWGFSDEDVVIGYATVPQPRKRLFDFVEAVAELAKRDPRVCGVLAGHVYPQWEKHRDEVIARIAATGMGKRFQWLGRLDPVEPFDHAIDICMHTSEYETFGMSVLEAMACRRPVVAYRGGSVGEVVDDGGVIVENGDVSGLIEAALPLVRDPARRAEMGERGRRRVAEHFSPRRAVRQLADIYQSVKGKS; this is encoded by the coding sequence ATGCGGGTTCTGTACCTGACCATTAATCGCAAGCTTTTCGGCACGACACGGATTCTCCGTGACTGGCTGACACTTGGTCGTGCATGCGGGATCGACGGTTGTGTCGCCACTGTTGCCGATGACGACCTCGCCACGTGGTGTCGTGAGAACAATGTGCCCGTGCGCTGCGGACCGCTGCCGTGGATCAGCAAGGCCAATCCGATTCCCGGACTCTGGCATGCGTGGCGTGTCGCGGCCTTTGCCCGCAAGCATCACGTCGATCTGATTCATTGCAACGAGCACAACTGTCACCCGTTCGCCACACAGGTGCAGCGTCACTACCCCGTGCCGATTGTCTGCCACGTGCGCTTCAAGCTGGAGCGCGGCTTTGTGGAATGGGGGATGACGGGGTCGAAACGCCCCGCAGCGGTGCTCTGGACCAGCACCCAGCAAAAAGAGGATTCACTTCCCGCGACGCGGGATCTGCTGCCCGAGGATTTGCAGCATGTGGTGAGTCTGGGACTGGACCTGGAAAAGTTCGGCAACATGACGCAGAGCCGCGCAACCCTGCGAACTCAGTGGGGCTTTTCCGACGAAGACGTCGTGATCGGCTACGCGACGGTTCCGCAGCCGCGCAAACGGTTGTTTGATTTTGTGGAGGCGGTGGCGGAACTAGCCAAGCGTGATCCGCGCGTTTGCGGCGTGCTGGCCGGCCATGTTTATCCTCAGTGGGAAAAGCATCGCGATGAGGTGATCGCGCGGATCGCAGCGACGGGCATGGGCAAGCGGTTTCAGTGGCTCGGACGGCTCGATCCTGTCGAGCCTTTCGATCACGCGATCGACATCTGCATGCACACGAGTGAATACGAGACCTTCGGCATGAGCGTGTTGGAGGCGATGGCCTGCCGCCGTCCGGTCGTCGCTTACCGCGGCGGCTCCGTGGGCGAGGTGGTGGATGACGGCGGAGTGATCGTGGAAAATGGCGATGTGTCCGGCCTGATCGAAGCGGCCCTGCCGCTGGTGCGCGATCCGGCTCGTCGTGCGGAAATGGGTGAACGTGGCCGCCGGCGGGTAGCTGAACATTTCAGCCCCCGGCGAGCTGTGCGTCAGTTGGCGGACATTTACCAGTCGGTAAAGGGTAAATCGTGA